A single genomic interval of Staphylococcus hyicus harbors:
- the yajC gene encoding preprotein translocase subunit YajC codes for MSSLLSLLPLILLFVVMWFFMIRPQQKRAKEHREMVSQLQSGQRVTTIGGIKGTVRAVDETTAVVVVNGKGTEMTFEKQAIKQVDPS; via the coding sequence ATGTCTTCATTACTTAGTTTATTACCATTAATCCTACTTTTTGTAGTGATGTGGTTCTTTATGATTCGTCCGCAACAAAAGCGTGCGAAAGAACATCGTGAAATGGTTTCCCAATTACAATCTGGCCAACGCGTTACAACAATTGGCGGTATTAAAGGGACAGTGCGCGCTGTAGATGAGACAACAGCAGTTGTTGTTGTCAACGGAAAAGGCACTGAAATGACATTTGAAAAACAAGCAATTAAACAAGTAGACCCTTCATAA
- the secDF gene encoding protein translocase subunit SecDF, with product MKKVSKLITFLILIVLLFGGMLATYKSVIKDVNLGLDLQGGFEVLYQVKPLSDGDKIDNTAVHSTAKTLERRVNVLGVSEPKIQVEDQNRIRVQLAGVKDQDQARKILSSQANLTIRDADDKIKLTGKDLVQGSAKQEFKQNTNQPAVTFKLKDSDKFKKVTEEISKKQENVMVVWLDYQKGDSYHKEKTKEKPKYVSAASVDQPINSPNVEISGGFKGEKGITEAKQIADLLNSGSLPVKLDEIYSTSVGAQFGQDALQKTIFASIIGISLIFIFMTLFYRLPGIIAVITLTTYVYLTLLAFNFISGVLTLPGLAALVLGVGMAVDANIIMYERIKDELRIGRNLKQAYKKANKSSFITILDANLTTVLAATVLFFFGESSVKGFATMLLLAILMSFVTAVFLTRLLLSLIVYSNVFKKKLWWFGVKKNQIHDINEGKDVSELSTPYDRIDFMKLARPLFAVSGLIIVAGVIILFIFKLNLGIDFTAGTRIDAQSDQALKQQQVEKKMESIGLKPDQLSIGGTNDTKASMQYKHDLSKEEVSKVKSLIKKDFGHEPTINTVSPVIGQELAKNAMLAVLLASIGMIIYISLRFEWRMGISSIISLLHDAFMIIAVFSLFRLEVDITFIAAVLTIIGYSINDTIVTFDRVREMLRKVKVITKEEEIDYIVNSSIRQTLTRSVNTVLTVVIVVVALLLLGATSIFNFSLALLIGLISGVFSSIFIAVPLWGILKKRELRKSEHHKLTVYKRKRSNDEKVLV from the coding sequence GTGAAAAAAGTCAGTAAATTGATTACATTTTTAATTTTAATTGTACTGCTTTTTGGTGGTATGTTAGCAACCTATAAAAGTGTAATCAAAGATGTTAATTTAGGACTTGATTTACAAGGTGGATTTGAAGTTTTATATCAAGTAAAGCCACTTTCTGACGGTGACAAAATAGATAATACCGCCGTCCACTCCACTGCTAAAACATTAGAACGTCGTGTCAATGTTTTAGGGGTTTCCGAGCCTAAAATTCAAGTTGAAGATCAAAACCGCATTCGCGTACAACTTGCAGGTGTCAAAGATCAAGACCAAGCAAGAAAGATTTTATCATCTCAAGCGAATTTAACAATTAGAGATGCCGATGATAAAATCAAGTTGACAGGTAAAGATTTAGTACAAGGTTCTGCTAAGCAAGAATTCAAACAAAATACGAATCAACCTGCTGTTACCTTTAAATTGAAAGATAGCGATAAATTTAAAAAAGTAACAGAAGAAATCTCTAAGAAACAAGAAAATGTTATGGTTGTATGGTTAGATTATCAAAAAGGGGATAGCTACCATAAAGAAAAAACGAAAGAAAAACCAAAATATGTATCAGCTGCATCTGTTGATCAACCTATTAACTCACCAAACGTTGAAATTTCTGGTGGCTTTAAGGGTGAAAAAGGAATCACTGAAGCAAAACAAATTGCAGACTTATTAAATTCAGGGTCACTCCCAGTGAAATTAGATGAAATCTATTCTACTTCTGTAGGTGCGCAATTTGGTCAAGATGCATTACAAAAAACAATATTTGCATCTATCATAGGTATAAGTCTCATCTTTATTTTTATGACTTTATTCTATCGTTTGCCTGGTATTATTGCTGTTATTACATTAACAACGTATGTTTACTTAACATTACTTGCTTTTAATTTCATTTCAGGTGTCCTCACGCTTCCAGGCCTTGCTGCTTTAGTACTTGGCGTTGGGATGGCTGTTGACGCAAATATTATTATGTATGAGCGTATTAAAGATGAACTTAGAATTGGGCGAAATTTAAAACAAGCCTATAAAAAAGCCAACAAATCTTCGTTTATTACGATATTAGATGCGAACTTAACAACTGTGTTGGCCGCTACAGTACTTTTCTTCTTTGGTGAAAGTTCTGTTAAAGGTTTTGCAACAATGTTGCTCTTAGCCATTTTAATGAGTTTCGTAACGGCTGTATTTTTAACACGTTTACTTTTATCACTTATTGTTTATTCAAATGTGTTCAAGAAAAAATTATGGTGGTTTGGTGTCAAGAAAAATCAAATTCACGATATAAATGAAGGAAAAGATGTTTCTGAATTAAGCACACCATATGATCGTATAGACTTTATGAAACTAGCACGTCCGTTGTTTGCAGTCAGTGGATTAATTATTGTTGCTGGTGTTATCATATTGTTTATTTTCAAATTAAACTTAGGAATTGATTTTACAGCGGGTACACGAATTGATGCGCAAAGTGACCAGGCTTTAAAACAACAACAAGTTGAAAAGAAAATGGAATCCATTGGATTAAAGCCTGATCAGTTGTCTATAGGTGGCACAAATGATACGAAAGCATCAATGCAATATAAACATGATTTATCTAAAGAAGAAGTATCAAAAGTAAAATCATTAATTAAAAAAGATTTTGGACATGAACCGACAATTAATACGGTTTCTCCTGTTATTGGTCAAGAGTTGGCTAAAAATGCAATGCTTGCTGTATTATTAGCTTCAATTGGAATGATCATTTACATTTCATTACGTTTCGAATGGCGTATGGGTATTTCTTCTATCATTTCATTATTGCATGATGCATTTATGATTATTGCAGTATTTAGTTTGTTCCGTTTAGAAGTAGACATTACATTTATTGCTGCGGTATTGACAATCATAGGTTATTCAATCAATGACACAATAGTTACATTTGACCGTGTGCGTGAAATGTTGAGAAAAGTAAAAGTAATTACTAAAGAAGAAGAAATTGATTATATTGTGAATAGTTCCATTAGACAAACGTTAACACGTTCAGTCAATACCGTTTTAACGGTCGTTATTGTTGTTGTTGCATTATTACTTTTAGGTGCTACAAGTATTTTCAATTTCTCACTTGCATTACTTATTGGTTTAATATCAGGTGTATTCTCTTCTATATTTATAGCCGTACCATTATGGGGCATATTAAAGAAAAGAGAATTACGCAAATCTGAACATCATAAATTAACAGTGTATAAACGTAAACGTAGTAATGATGAAAAAGTATTAGTATAA